TAATGCGCCACATTTAACTGCATCTATCATTCCGGCATCCTCACTCACCGGTATAAAAGCTCCCGATAGCCCCCCAACGTGCGAACTGGCCATCACTCCGCCTTTTTTAACCGCATCGTTCAAAAGCGCCAGCGCGGCAGTGGTACCGTGGGTTCCGCATTTTTCAAGCCCCATCTGTTCCAGAATATGAGCAACACTATCACCAATAACTGGAGTAGGTGCCAGAGAAAGATCTACAACCCCAAACGGGATACCCAGTCTTTGTGATGCTTCGCTGGCTACCAGCTGACCCATACGAGTTATCTTGAAGGCGGTTTTTTTGACGAGCTCTGCCACCTGGCTGAAATCAGCCTCCGGGCTGAGCTTTTTTAACGCGTTGTGGACTACACCAGGTCCGCTTACCCCTACATTTATCACACACTCTGGCTCTCCGATACCGTGGAAAGCCCCTGCCATAAAGGGATTGTCCTCCGGGGCATTGGCAAACACTACCAGCTTGGCACAGCCTATGCTATTTTTATCAGCGGTGAGCTCTGCCGTTTTTTTAATGATAGAGCCCATCTGCGCTACTGCATCCATGTTTATGCCGGCTTTCGTCGTGGCGATATTCACCGATGAACATACCTTGCCAGTCTCCGAGAGCACTTCCGGAATACTGGCTATCAGGCGCCGGTCCCCTGCGGTATAACCTTTGTGCACCAAAGCCCCGTATCCACCGATAAAATTGATCCCGAGCTGCGTAGCAGCTTTATCCATAGCAACGGCAATCTTAGCCACATCACCCCGGCTGCTTTCCGCAATGACGGATATAGGGGTAACGGCAATACGTTTGTTGATTATCGGAATACCAAAATCCCGTTCTATTTCTTCGCCAGTCTTTACCAGCTTGCAGGCAACACGGGTAATTTTTTCATATACCTGCCGGCTCATTTCATCAACATCCGGATGTACGCAATCTCTCAAAGAAATACCAAGTGTGATGGTTCTGACATCCAGGTTTTCATTTGAAATCATATTAATAGTTTCAAGAATTTCTCTTGGGCTTATCATTTGACTGCTCCAGTTGTTAAATAACTAATTACTTGTTTAAATCTCATGCATTGACTTAAAAATATCTTCGTGCTGAATTCTTATCTTCAAACCTATTTCGTCCCCTTTGGCTGATAGCCGGGAGGAAAGCTGTTCAAAGCTGATATTTGCCTTGCTGATATCCACCAGCATTATCATGGTAAACAGTTCCTGCATGGTAGTCTGGGTGATATCCAGTATATTTACGCCGGCTTCGGCCAGAATAGTGCTGACACCAGCTATGATACCTATTTTATCGGTCCCGATTACGGTAATAACAGCTCGCATATCTGAGTTCTCCTTTTTCCGAGTTGGCTATATTCTCTTTTACAAAGGAATTTATGACCAATAATAATACCATTTATCTGGTTATCCTCCCAATTGCGAATTTTTGCAATATTTAGAAAATACCAGTTTATATATATCCTCTCTTAATAGCATAAAAACCAAGGATTTTTATGATTTTTTACTTATATTACTTGCGCAAATAATTTTCATAGTATAAAATACGCCGGAAATTTTTACCGCATAAATATCAGGTCGTAAGAGCACCTGCACAATTCAATTTAATATCCCTTTTTGTACCAGGCTCGCCCTGTACCGCTTACACCAAAGGAGGTAGAGCTATGCAGTATAATGTATACACTCTCTCAAACTTCAGGAATCTTCCACAACTGGCAAATCTACCCGAAGAACAGCTGCAAGACATAGAAATAGTTGGTTCCGTATTCCCGTTTCGGGTGAACAACTACG
This genomic stretch from Dehalococcoidales bacterium harbors:
- a CDS encoding PFL family protein, encoding MISPREILETINMISNENLDVRTITLGISLRDCVHPDVDEMSRQVYEKITRVACKLVKTGEEIERDFGIPIINKRIAVTPISVIAESSRGDVAKIAVAMDKAATQLGINFIGGYGALVHKGYTAGDRRLIASIPEVLSETGKVCSSVNIATTKAGINMDAVAQMGSIIKKTAELTADKNSIGCAKLVVFANAPEDNPFMAGAFHGIGEPECVINVGVSGPGVVHNALKKLSPEADFSQVAELVKKTAFKITRMGQLVASEASQRLGIPFGVVDLSLAPTPVIGDSVAHILEQMGLEKCGTHGTTAALALLNDAVKKGGVMASSHVGGLSGAFIPVSEDAGMIDAVKCGALSLDKLEAMTCVCSVGLDMIPIPGDTPEHTIAAIIADEAAIGVINNKTTAVRIIPVQGKKAGESVEFGGLLGGGVIMPVSKYSSEVFARRGGRIPAPIHSLRN
- a CDS encoding ACT domain-containing protein is translated as MRAVITVIGTDKIGIIAGVSTILAEAGVNILDITQTTMQELFTMIMLVDISKANISFEQLSSRLSAKGDEIGLKIRIQHEDIFKSMHEI